Proteins found in one Gemmatimonadota bacterium genomic segment:
- a CDS encoding histidine--tRNA ligase yields MASSAFSRLPGFRDFPPEDLALRSLIFEAWRRTSRRYGFVEYDGPPLEPLDLYVEKSGEEIVGQLYNFVDKGDRNVTLRPEMTPSLARILGDRSRGMSKPIRWFSIPQLFRYERQQRGRLKEHFQWNIDIIGESGVAADVEVVAVGIDGLRALGLTSDDFVARVSDRRLLTALLRALRVSAEQLPGTFALVDKLERQPRDKSRAHLTDELGLEPSAADRVLGLLDDSGIEALADRFGDRDDVGAALEPIREYVASLEAMGLGDFVEVDLTIVRGLAYYTGIVFEIFDRKGGLRAICGGGRYDRLLELVGGEALPAVGFGMGDVVLGELLSDRGLVPEWERSLDYFLVLISEAQRPDALRLAHRLRESGRTVAYPLSERSVGKQMKVAAREGAREVLIVGPDELARDCVLVRDMASGEEREIPLDELT; encoded by the coding sequence ATGGCAAGCTCAGCCTTCTCGAGGCTTCCGGGGTTTCGCGACTTTCCTCCGGAAGACCTCGCGCTCCGCTCTCTGATTTTCGAAGCGTGGCGCCGGACCTCCCGGCGCTACGGCTTCGTGGAGTATGACGGTCCGCCGCTCGAGCCTCTCGATCTGTACGTGGAGAAGAGCGGGGAGGAGATCGTCGGGCAGTTGTACAACTTCGTCGACAAGGGCGACCGCAACGTGACGCTTCGCCCCGAAATGACCCCCTCCTTGGCGCGGATCCTCGGGGACCGCAGCCGCGGCATGAGCAAGCCGATCCGGTGGTTCAGTATCCCTCAGCTCTTCAGGTACGAGCGGCAGCAGCGTGGACGCCTGAAGGAGCACTTCCAGTGGAACATCGACATCATCGGTGAGTCCGGCGTCGCCGCGGACGTGGAGGTGGTCGCGGTCGGCATCGACGGGTTGCGAGCCCTCGGTCTGACGTCCGACGACTTCGTTGCGCGGGTATCCGATCGGCGGCTGTTGACCGCGCTGTTGAGGGCACTGAGAGTGTCGGCGGAGCAGCTCCCTGGCACGTTCGCACTCGTGGACAAACTCGAGCGTCAACCGAGAGACAAGTCCCGCGCTCACCTCACCGACGAGCTGGGCCTGGAGCCTTCCGCAGCGGACCGGGTGCTCGGACTCCTCGACGATTCCGGCATCGAAGCGCTCGCGGACCGCTTCGGGGACCGGGACGATGTGGGCGCGGCGCTGGAGCCGATCCGCGAGTACGTCGCGTCGCTCGAGGCGATGGGTCTCGGCGATTTCGTGGAGGTGGACCTCACGATCGTGCGCGGGCTCGCTTATTACACCGGCATCGTTTTCGAGATCTTCGATCGCAAGGGTGGACTGCGCGCAATCTGTGGAGGGGGACGCTACGATCGGCTGCTCGAACTCGTGGGGGGAGAGGCGCTCCCCGCGGTCGGGTTCGGCATGGGTGACGTCGTTCTGGGCGAGCTGCTCTCAGACCGCGGCCTGGTACCGGAATGGGAGCGATCTCTCGACTACTTCCTCGTGTTGATCTCGGAAGCGCAGAGGCCCGATGCTCTGCGGCTCGCGCATCGTCTTCGCGAGAGCGGTAGGACCGTGGCGTACCCGCTCAGCGAGCGGAGCGTGGGAAAGCAGATGAAGGTTGCCGCAAGGGAAGGAGCGCGAGAGGTCTTGATCGTTGGTCCGGACGAGCTGGCGCGTGACTGCGTGCTCGTGAGGGATATGGCGTCAGGGGAGGAACGCGAGATCCCGCTGGACGAGCTCACGTGA